CGGCGCGGCTGAACCTGTCGGCGGCGATCGCCGAAGGCTATGCACAACTGGCCTATGCGTGGAGCCTGCACGATGTGGCCAACGATGAGCTGGGCCGCGCGCGCAAGACCCTGGAGCTGACGCAGCAACGCCGCGGTGCCGGGATCGACAGCGACCTGCAGGTGCGTCAGGCGCAGGCGCGCGTGCCCGCCGCGCAGCAGCAACTGCAGTCCGCGCAGCAACAGATCGATCAAGCGCGCACCGCACTGGCCGCGCTGGTCGGGCAGGGCCCGGATCGCGGTCTGCAGATCGCCCGCCCGACCCTGGGCACCGGGCTCGCCACGCAGCTGCCGAGCAGCTTGCCGGCCGATCTGCTGGGCCGACGCCCGGACGTGGTAGCGGCGCGCTGGCGGGTGGAGGCGGCCGACAAGGACATCGCAGTCGCCAAGACCCGCTTCTATCCCAGCCTCAACCTCACTGCGCTAGGTGGGGTGGTCAACCCGGAGCTCGGCAAGCTGCTGGAAAGCGGCTCGGTGTTCGGGTTGGTGGCGCCGGCGCTGAGCCTGCCGATCTTCGACGGCGGCAAGCTGCGCGCCAACCTGGCCGGCAGCGATGCGCAATACGACCTGGCCGTGGCCGACTACAACCAGAAGGTGATCGCCGCGCTGCGCGAAGTGGCCGACCAGGTCACCGCCGTGCGTTCGCTGCAGCAGCGTGCGCAGGCGCAGGACGATGCCGTACAGACGGTGGGCGCGGCCTTCGATCTCGCCCAGCAGCGTTACCGCGCCGGCATCGGCAGCTATCTGGAAGTGCTCAGCGTGCAGGAGCAGTTGCTCGTTGCACGCCAGCGCATGGCCGGGCTGCAGTCGCAACAACTCCTGGCCTCGGTGAGGCTGCAGCGTGCACTGGGCGGCGGATTCACGCCGGAGCCCGCACGCGACACCGCACGCACCGCGCCCACTTCCGCACAACCGAATTCCTGAGACATCGACGATGAGCCAGACGACTCCTGCTTCTTCCCAACCCGCGCCGGCCGCACCCAGCAAGCGCCGAGCGGCGCTGCGCATCGTGGCCATTCTGGTGATCCTGGCGATCATCGGTCTGGTGGCGTGGTACTTCCTGGTCGGCCGCTGGCACGAGGACACCGACGACGCCTACGTGCAGGGCAACCAGGTGCAGATCACCCCGATGGTGGGCGGCACCGTGGTCAGCATCGGCGCCGAAGACGGCATGCGCGTGGAGCGCGGCCAACTGCTGGTGCAGCTGGACCCGGCCGATACCGCGGTGGCGCTGCAGCAGGCCGAAGCCAACCTGGCCAAGACCGTGCGCCAGGTGCGCGGTCTGTACCGCAGCGTGGAAGGTGCGCAGGCCGAAGTGTCCGCGCGCGAAGTGACGCTGCGCAGTGCCCGTGCCGACTTCGCCCGCCGCAGGAATCTGGCCGCCAGCGGTGCCATCTCCAACGAAGAACTGGCGCATGCCCGCGAAGAACTGGCGGCCGCCGAGGCCGCGGTGAGCGGTTCGCGCGAGAGCTTGGAGCGTAATCGCGCGCTGGTGGACGACAGCGCCCTGGCCAACCAACCGGACGTGCAGACCGCCGCCGCGCAGGTCCGCCAGGCCTATCTCAACCATGCGCGCACCGGTGTGGTGGCGCCGGTCTCCGGTTATGTGGCGCGGCGCTCGGCGCAGGTTGGCCAGCGCGTGCAGCCGGGTAGCGTGCTGATGGCGGTGGTGCCGCTGGAGCAGGTGTGGGTGGAAGCCAACTTCAAGGAAACCCAGCTCAAGCACATGCGCCTGGGCCAGGAAGTGGAGCTGCATTCGGATCTGTACGGCGGCGGCGTGGATTACACCGGTCGCATCGAAAGCCTGGGCCTGGGCACCGGCAGCGCGTTCTCGCTGCTGCCGGCGCAGAACGCCAGCGGCAACTGGATCAAGATCGTGCAGCGCGTGCCGGTCCGCATCGTGGTGGACAGCAAGCAGCTGGCCAGCAACCCGTTGCGCATCGGCCTGTCGATGAAGGTCGATGTGAACCTGCACGACCAGCAGGGCCGCGTGCTGCCGGCCAAGGCCGCCACGGGCGCGGTGTTTTCCACCGATGTGTATGCGCAGCAGCTCCAGGCCGCCGACGCCGACATCCATCGCATCATCCAGGACAACCTGCCGACGCAGGCTGCCACCAAGGCGGGCTGAGCCACCATGTCTTCGCAAGCTCCCACCGCGCCCGGCGGCCCGGCGGCACCGGCGCCCGCGGCCGGCTTTCGCCCGGCGAGCGTGGTGTTGTGCACCGTGGGCCTGGCGATGGCCTCGTTCATGCAGGTGCTGGACACCACCATCGCCAACGTCTCGCTGCCCACCATCGCCGGTAATCTCGGCGCCAGTTCGCAGCAGGCCACCTGGGTCATCACCTCGTTCGCGGTGAGCACCGCGATCGCGTTGCCGCTGACCGGCTGGCTGAGCCGTCGTTTCGGCGAAACCAAGTTGTTCGTGTGGTCCACGCTGGCCTTCACCGTCGCCTCGCTGCTGTGCGGGCTTGCGCAGAGCATGGGCATGCTGGTGGTGGCGCGCGCGCTGCAGGGCTTTGTGGCCGGCCCGATGTATCCCATCACCCAGAGCCTGCTGGTGTCGATCTATCCGCGCGACAAACGCGGGCAGGCGCTGGCGTTGCTGGCGATGATCACGGTGGTGGCGCCGATCGCCGGCCCGATCCTGGGCGGCTGGATTACCGACAACTACAGCTGGGAATGGATCTTTCTGATCAATGTGCCGCTTGGCATCATCGCCAGCAGCATCGTCGGTTCGCAGTTGCGCCATCGCCCCGAACAGCTCGAAAAGCCGCGCATGGACTATATCGGCCTGATCCTGCTGGTGGTGGGCGTGGGTGCCCTGCAGCTGGTGCTGGACCTGGGCAACGACGAAGACTGGTTTTCCTCGGACAAGATCATCGTACTGGCCTGCGTTGCCGCGGTCGCGCTGGTGGTGTTCGTGATCTGGGAGCTGACCGACACCGATCCCATCGTCGATCTCAAGTTGTTCCGGCATCGCAACTTCCGCGCCGGCACCCTGGCGATGGTGGTGGCGTATGCGGCATTCTTCAGCGTGAGCCTGCTGATTCCGCAATGGCTGCAGCGCGACATGGGCTACACCGCGATCTGGGCTGGCCTTGCGACCGCACCGATCGGCATCCTGCCGGTGCTGATGACGCCGTTCGTGGGCAAATACGCGCTGCGCTTCGACCTGCGCATGCTGGCCACCATCGCCTTCGTGTTCATGTCGTTCACCAGCTTCTTCCGCTCCAACTTCAACCTGCAGGTGGACTTCGCCCATGTGGCCACGATCCAGCTGGTGATGGGCGTGGGCGTGGCGCTGTTCTTCATGCCGGTGCTGCAGATTTTGCTGTCGGATCTGGATGGTCGCGAGATTGCGGCAGGCTCGGGCCTGGCCACCTTCCTGCGCACGCTGGGCGGCAGTTTCGCCGCCTCGCTGACCACCTATCTGTGGGCGCGCCGCACCCAGGTGCACCATGCGCATATCACCGAACACATCTCGGTCTATACGCCTGGCATGCAGGAGCAGGTCACCGCCATGGGGCAGGGCGATCTGCAACGTGGCGCGGCCTTTCTCAACAACATGATCAACCACCAGGCCTCCCAGATGGGCTTCAACGACATTTTCTACCTGCTGGGCTGGACCTTCCTGGCGATCATCTTTCTCCTGTGGCTGGCCAAGCCGCCGTTCGGTGCAGGCGCAGGTGGTGCGGCGGCGGCGGGTGGGCATTGAGCACGGGTGACAAGGCGTTTGGCCGCTCTAACATCGGCTAAGACAACGACCTCATGCCGGTCTGGTGCAGAGCGGGTGATCTGCGACTTGGCTGCAGGGCCCTTGCCCGCCCACCCTCGCGGGACACGCCGCAAGTACATCCATGTAGGCTCTTACGCGGCATCCATGCCGCGTAAGGTCCCGCGACGGTGGGCGGGCAAGGGCCGATCAAGATGGTCGGTGTATTTAGCGCTTTTGAAAGCAACCAACAAAAGTTGTGTCGGAGAAGCTCATCGCCTTTGCCCTGCAGTCGCCTGTCGATCACGACACCCAGTTGTTGGCCGATGCACTGCATGCGGACAAGAGCATCCCCCTCAATCAACTCGAGGCGGTGGTCAACACGACGGGCTACACCATTCTGTCCAATCTCGGCGCAGATGCGACGATTCGTATATTCGCGCTCAACGTGCTGCTGTTTCCGGCGTCCAGCAATGCGCTGGACAGCCTTGCCGAGGCGTATGAAGCAAGCGGAGATCTCGCCCATTCAAGCGCCATCAGGCAGCGCATCAAGAACATGTCCACTCCGCCTGGAAAACCATGATCCGACTTGAGGGGGTGTGAGGCCTCAGTTGTTTGTTGCTGGTTGCAGCTCGATTGCCCAGTTCTGCGTTGCGCCGCCGTTGTCGCATTCGGGCTGTGCTGCCGATCGGCACGCTCACCAATGTCGAGGGGCTATTGTCCAAGACATCGCCCAACGCAAAAAACCTCGCCGAAGCGAGGTTTTTTACGATCTACCGTGAGTCGTGGTGCCCAGGAGAGGACTCGAACCTCCACGAAGTTGCCCCCGCTAGCACCTGAAGCTAGTGCGTCTACCAATTCCGCCACCTGGGCGACTCAGGGTGCGAATTGTGCAAGCTGCGCGTGCGGCTGTCAACGCATCTTCTGCAAAAATATTTGCCGTTGCCCGCGCTGTGCGTGACCGGGACAGCGCCACCATCGGCGCAGGCGCGCGGCATGCGTCCGCCACTGCCGCTTACGGCAGCTGCGTGGCCTGCAAGGCGACCTCCACGCTCTGCACCGGTTCGCTGGCAGAGCGCGCCAGCTGCACGCGATACGTGCCCGCTGCGATCTTCCAGTGCCGTGCCTTCGCGTCGAAATCGGCCAGCGTCTTCGGCTCGGCCACTACCTGCACGCGGCGCTTCTCGCCGGGCTTGAGCGTGAGCTTCTGCCAGCCGATCAGCCGCAGCGGGGTGGCGTGGCCCTCCGGCAGCATGAGGTAGAGCTGCGGTACTGCAGCGCCTTCGCGTTCACCGGTGTTCTCCACGTCGAAACGCGCGGTGAGCGTGCTGCCTGTTGCATCCACCTGCAGGTTGCCCATGTCAAAGCGGGTGTACGACAGGCCATGTCCGAACGGATAACGCGGGGTGAGCTTGCGTGCGGCAAACCATTTGTAGCCGACGTTGGCACCTTCGATGGTGTAATCGATGCTGTCCTCGCCGGGTTTGGCCGGCTTGAAGCCAAGGCCGGGAATCGACGGGCGCGGCAGCTGCGATTCGTCCACCGGCCAGGTCACCGGCAGGTGGCCGGAGGGATTCACCGCGCCGGTCAGCAGGTTGGCGATCGCCTCGCCGCCGCCGATGCCCGGGTACCACGCTTGCAGCACCGCCGGCACGCGCTCGGCCCAGGGCATGCGCACCGGCCCGTTGGTTTCCAGCACCACGGTGGTCTTGGGGTTGGCTTTGGCTACCGTCTCGATCAGGGCGTCCTGGTTGTCGGGCAGCCGCATGTCCGGCAGGTCCACCGATTCGGCCGCCCACTGGGTGGCAAATACGATCGCCACATCGGCGGCCTTGGCCGCGCGTGCGGCCGCATTGCGATCCTTGCCATCCACGTAGTCGATCTGCACGTTCGGCAATGCGGCGCGCAGCGCCTGCAGCGGCGAAGACGGATGGATGATCACCGGGCCCGGCCAGGTGGTCGGGGTGAGGCCGGGCACCGCATTGCCGCCGTTGATGGTGTAGTCCACGCGCGAGGAGCCGCCACCGGACATCACGCCCTTGTCGGCATAGCCGCCGATGACCGCGATGCGGCGCACCTGGCTGGATAGCGGCAAGGTGGCCTGCTCGTTACGCAGCAGCACGCTGCCTTCTTCGGCAACATGCTGCGCGGCCAGTTGCCCGGCCTTGCCATCGATGGGCTGACGCTGGGTCGGGTGATCGAATGCGCCATGCGCGAACAGGCTGCGCAAGACCCGCTTGACCATATCGTCCAGGCGCGCACGCGGCACCACCCCGGCACCCACCGCCATGCGCAGCGGCGCATCGAAGAACACCGCCGCATCGAACACTTCGCCGGCCGATTGCTGGTCCAGCCCGGCCAGCGCGGCCTTGGAGCCGCTGTGCACGCCGCCCCAATCGGACATCACGTAGCCGGGGTAGTGCCATTCCTGCTTGAGCACCTGGTTGAGCAGGTAATCGTGCTCGCAGCCGTAGATGCCATTGATCTTGTTGTAAGAGCACATCACCGAGGCGGGGTCGCCGATCTTCAGCGCGATCTCGAAGGCCAGCAGGTCCGATTCGTGCATGGCCTGCTCGCCGAGTTGCGCGCTGTGGAAGTTGCGCCGGGTTTCCATGTCGTTGAGTGCGAAGTGCTTCATCGTCGACAACACATGTGCGCTCTGCACGCCGCGGATCGACTCGCCGACCATGCTGCCTGCCAGCAGCGGGTCTTCGCCGGCATATTCGAAATTGCGGCCGTTGCGTGGATCGCGCTGCAGGTTGACGCTGCCGGCCAGCAGCACGTTGAAGCCCTGCTGCCAGGATTCGCGGCCCATGGTCCGGCCGCCGGCAAAGGCCAGCTGTCGATTCCAGCTGGACGCGGTGGACGGGCCCGACGGCATCGCGGTGGCGTAGTCGCCCTTGCGGATGCCGCCGGGATTGGTGACGCCGACACCGGCATCGGCCAGTTGTTGCGCCGGGACGCCCAGCCGTGGAATGCCGGGCACATAGCCGGCCGAGCCCAGCGCGCCCTCGGGCTTGGGGATCTTGTCGGTGCCCAGGCCGAAGTAGCTGCGCAACATCTGGAATTTTTCGTCGTCGCTCATCTGGGCGAGCAGCCGGTCGGCACGCTGGTCCGCCGTCAGTGCGGTATCCATCCACGGCTGCGGCGCCGCTGCCGTTTGCGCCACCGCCGCCGGTGCGGCCAGGGCCATGCCCAGGTACATCACCACCGCCAGCACCAGCGGGCGCGGGCGGAAGACGGGGCGTGTAAACGTTTTCATGTCGGGATGTGGCACGGGGTGTCCTTCTATTA
The window above is part of the Xanthomonas campestris pv. badrii genome. Proteins encoded here:
- a CDS encoding AdeC/AdeK/OprM family multidrug efflux complex outer membrane factor produces the protein MNAASSFFQTLRPRSMRLARPLVLTALSLALAACASSRGLAPQGTVLQPGDVHAERTLAQAGLSPASWPASDWWRALGDAQLDALIAEGLQHSPSLASADARLRQAHARIGSAQAERGPSLSVSGGYTGVQLPESMVGDELGGSYGGSAQMVLDFRYGVDLWGGKRAAWEAAVDQAHAAEVDAQAARLNLSAAIAEGYAQLAYAWSLHDVANDELGRARKTLELTQQRRGAGIDSDLQVRQAQARVPAAQQQLQSAQQQIDQARTALAALVGQGPDRGLQIARPTLGTGLATQLPSSLPADLLGRRPDVVAARWRVEAADKDIAVAKTRFYPSLNLTALGGVVNPELGKLLESGSVFGLVAPALSLPIFDGGKLRANLAGSDAQYDLAVADYNQKVIAALREVADQVTAVRSLQQRAQAQDDAVQTVGAAFDLAQQRYRAGIGSYLEVLSVQEQLLVARQRMAGLQSQQLLASVRLQRALGGGFTPEPARDTARTAPTSAQPNS
- a CDS encoding efflux RND transporter periplasmic adaptor subunit produces the protein MSQTTPASSQPAPAAPSKRRAALRIVAILVILAIIGLVAWYFLVGRWHEDTDDAYVQGNQVQITPMVGGTVVSIGAEDGMRVERGQLLVQLDPADTAVALQQAEANLAKTVRQVRGLYRSVEGAQAEVSAREVTLRSARADFARRRNLAASGAISNEELAHAREELAAAEAAVSGSRESLERNRALVDDSALANQPDVQTAAAQVRQAYLNHARTGVVAPVSGYVARRSAQVGQRVQPGSVLMAVVPLEQVWVEANFKETQLKHMRLGQEVELHSDLYGGGVDYTGRIESLGLGTGSAFSLLPAQNASGNWIKIVQRVPVRIVVDSKQLASNPLRIGLSMKVDVNLHDQQGRVLPAKAATGAVFSTDVYAQQLQAADADIHRIIQDNLPTQAATKAG
- a CDS encoding DHA2 family efflux MFS transporter permease subunit, producing the protein MSSQAPTAPGGPAAPAPAAGFRPASVVLCTVGLAMASFMQVLDTTIANVSLPTIAGNLGASSQQATWVITSFAVSTAIALPLTGWLSRRFGETKLFVWSTLAFTVASLLCGLAQSMGMLVVARALQGFVAGPMYPITQSLLVSIYPRDKRGQALALLAMITVVAPIAGPILGGWITDNYSWEWIFLINVPLGIIASSIVGSQLRHRPEQLEKPRMDYIGLILLVVGVGALQLVLDLGNDEDWFSSDKIIVLACVAAVALVVFVIWELTDTDPIVDLKLFRHRNFRAGTLAMVVAYAAFFSVSLLIPQWLQRDMGYTAIWAGLATAPIGILPVLMTPFVGKYALRFDLRMLATIAFVFMSFTSFFRSNFNLQVDFAHVATIQLVMGVGVALFFMPVLQILLSDLDGREIAAGSGLATFLRTLGGSFAASLTTYLWARRTQVHHAHITEHISVYTPGMQEQVTAMGQGDLQRGAAFLNNMINHQASQMGFNDIFYLLGWTFLAIIFLLWLAKPPFGAGAGGAAAAGGH
- a CDS encoding beta-glucosidase family protein; amino-acid sequence: MYLGMALAAPAAVAQTAAAPQPWMDTALTADQRADRLLAQMSDDEKFQMLRSYFGLGTDKIPKPEGALGSAGYVPGIPRLGVPAQQLADAGVGVTNPGGIRKGDYATAMPSGPSTASSWNRQLAFAGGRTMGRESWQQGFNVLLAGSVNLQRDPRNGRNFEYAGEDPLLAGSMVGESIRGVQSAHVLSTMKHFALNDMETRRNFHSAQLGEQAMHESDLLAFEIALKIGDPASVMCSYNKINGIYGCEHDYLLNQVLKQEWHYPGYVMSDWGGVHSGSKAALAGLDQQSAGEVFDAAVFFDAPLRMAVGAGVVPRARLDDMVKRVLRSLFAHGAFDHPTQRQPIDGKAGQLAAQHVAEEGSVLLRNEQATLPLSSQVRRIAVIGGYADKGVMSGGGSSRVDYTINGGNAVPGLTPTTWPGPVIIHPSSPLQALRAALPNVQIDYVDGKDRNAAARAAKAADVAIVFATQWAAESVDLPDMRLPDNQDALIETVAKANPKTTVVLETNGPVRMPWAERVPAVLQAWYPGIGGGEAIANLLTGAVNPSGHLPVTWPVDESQLPRPSIPGLGFKPAKPGEDSIDYTIEGANVGYKWFAARKLTPRYPFGHGLSYTRFDMGNLQVDATGSTLTARFDVENTGEREGAAVPQLYLMLPEGHATPLRLIGWQKLTLKPGEKRRVQVVAEPKTLADFDAKARHWKIAAGTYRVQLARSASEPVQSVEVALQATQLP